One genomic window of Anaerofustis stercorihominis DSM 17244 includes the following:
- the efp gene encoding elongation factor P — protein sequence MISAGDFRNGVTFEMDNDVYTIVQFQHVKPGKGSAFVRAKIKNIKTGSTVERTFSPNEKFSKADISTKEMQYLYNDGELYYFMDGETYDQIPLNYDQVADAIVYLKENDNATIRFHSGEAFSVAPPLFVELEITETEPGFKGDTAQGATKPATVETGAQVNVPLFVEEGDVIRIDTRTGEYMERVK from the coding sequence ATGATTTCAGCAGGCGATTTTAGAAATGGTGTAACATTTGAAATGGACAACGATGTTTATACGATCGTACAATTTCAGCATGTAAAACCGGGAAAAGGAAGCGCTTTTGTAAGAGCAAAGATTAAAAATATAAAAACAGGATCAACGGTAGAAAGAACTTTCTCACCAAATGAAAAGTTTTCTAAAGCAGATATTTCGACAAAAGAAATGCAGTATCTATACAATGACGGAGAACTTTACTACTTCATGGACGGTGAAACTTATGACCAAATCCCACTTAACTATGACCAGGTAGCAGACGCTATAGTTTACTTAAAGGAAAATGATAATGCCACAATCAGATTCCATTCCGGAGAAGCTTTCAGCGTAGCACCTCCATTATTTGTTGAATTAGAAATAACAGAAACAGAACCGGGATTCAAAGGCGATACAGCACAGGGAGCTACAAAACCCGCAACGGTAGAAACAGGAGCACAAGTTAACGTACCTCTATTCGTTGAAGAAGGTGATGTAATCAGAATCGATACAAGAACCGGTGAATATATGGAAAGAGTTAAATAA
- the rbr gene encoding rubrerythrin, with product MGKLDGTKTLENLKTAFGGESEARNKYTYYASKAKKEGYNQIAEFFEETANNEKEHAKLWFKLIHGIGTTEENLIDAAAGENYEWTEMYATFAKEAREEGLDDIAEAFEGVLKIEKTHEERYNALLKNVKENKVFAKDEEVIWECGNCGHLVVAKDAPKVCPVCKHPQAYFFIKKQNY from the coding sequence ATGGGTAAATTAGACGGAACAAAAACACTTGAAAACTTAAAAACTGCTTTTGGCGGAGAAAGTGAAGCTAGAAATAAATACACATATTACGCTAGCAAAGCTAAAAAAGAAGGGTATAATCAAATTGCTGAATTCTTTGAAGAAACAGCTAACAATGAAAAAGAACATGCTAAACTTTGGTTCAAATTAATTCATGGTATCGGAACTACAGAAGAAAATCTTATTGATGCAGCTGCAGGTGAAAACTATGAATGGACAGAAATGTACGCAACATTCGCTAAAGAAGCAAGAGAAGAAGGTTTAGACGATATCGCAGAAGCTTTTGAAGGGGTTCTTAAGATAGAAAAAACTCATGAAGAAAGATATAATGCTTTACTTAAAAATGTAAAAGAAAACAAAGTATTCGCTAAAGACGAAGAAGTTATTTGGGAATGCGGTAACTGCGGACATTTAGTAGTTGCTAAAGACGCACCTAAAGTTTGTCCTGTTTGTAAACATCCTCAAGCTTATTTCTTTATCAAAAAACAAAATTATTAA